CAACATGGGCCTGGGCCTCATCGTCGTGGTGGCGAAGGAGGACGTGGCGAAGGCGCTGGAGGTGCTGCGCGCCCGGGGCGTGGAGGCTTCCGAGGTGGGCCGGGTGGAAGCGGGCCAGGGCGAGGCCACGGCGGTCATCGACCCATGAGCGCGCGGCGGGCGCGGCTGGGGGTGCTCGTCAGCGGCGGCGGGAGCAACCTGCAGGCGTTGCTCGACGCGGCCGGGCAGGCGGACTACCCGGCCGAGGTCGCGTGCGTGCTGTCCAACGTGCCCACGGCGTTTGCGCTGGAGCGCGCCCGGAAGGCGGGCGTGCGCGCGGAGGTGGTGGACCACAAGGGCTTCGGGTCGAAGGCGGACTTCGAGGCGGCGGTGCTCGGCGTGCTGGCGGACGCGGGCGTGGAATGGGTGTGCCTGGCGGGCTTCATGCGGCTGGTGAGCGCGGACTTCCTGAAGCGCTTCCCGGGGCGCGTGCTCAACATCCACCCTTCCCTGCTGCCAGCGTTCCCGGGCCTGCATGCGCAAAAACAGGCGCTGGAGCGAGGCGTGAAGGTGGCCGGGTGCACGGTGCACTACGTGGACGCGGGCACGGACACGGGCCCCATCATCGCGCAGGCGGCGGTGCCCGTGCTCCCGGAGGACGACGAGGCGAGCCTGAGCGCGCGCATCCTCGCGGAGGAGCACCGGCTGTATCCGCTGGCCGTGCGGCTGGCGGTGACGGGCGCGGTGACGCTGGACGGGGGGCGCACGAAGGTGGACGCGCGCGTGACGGGTGACGGCATGGCGCTCCGCAGTCCGGGTGCCCCGAAGTGACGAAGGCCGTGGAGCCGTCGCCTGCCGCGGCGTCAGAAGTGGCGGAGGCGGCAGCTCCATCGCATGCAGCACCCGAAGTGCCGGAGGCGATTGCAGCTCCGCATGCAGCGCTCGGAGTACCGAAGCCACGAGCGCCGTCGCAGGCCGCGCCCGGAACGCCGAGCCCGGCCAGGCAGGCGCCCTCGGACGAAGACGGGGCCGCAGCCCGCGATGCACGCCGGGAGGCCCTGCGCGCGGCGCCCGCGGTGATGGTCAGCGCGTGCCTGCTGGGCGAGGCGTGCCGCTACGACGGGCGCTCGCAGCGTTCGGAGCGGGTGCTCGCGGCGCTGGAGGGCAAGGCCGTCATTCCCATCTGCCCGGAGGCCGCCGCGGGCCTGGGCATTCCGCGACCTCCGGTGGACCTCGCGGGTGGCACGGGCGTGGACGTCTGGGCCGGCCGTGCGCGGGCCCTCACGCGGGAGACGCGCGAGGACCGCACCGCCGCGTTCCAGGACGGCGCCCAGCAGGCCCTGGAGGCCGCCCGGCGGTTCGACGTCACGGTGGCGCTCTTGAAGGAGAAGAGCCCCTCGTGCGGGAGCCAGCGCGTCTACGAGACGGGCGTGCTGCGCCCGGGTGAAGGCATCACCACCGCGCTGCTTCGCGCGGATGGACGCACCGTCGTAAGCGACGAGGACCTGTAGCCTCAGCCCAGCGCGGGCAGCTCCAGCTCGTCACCCGGCCGAGCCGCGAAGCACGCCTCCACCTCCGCGTCCGACACCTCCGCGAGCGTGGCCGGGCTCCAGCGCGGCTTCTGATCCTTGTCCACCAGCACCGCGCGGATCCCCTCCTGGAAGTCCGGCCGCTGCGTCAGCGCCTGGCTCAACCGGTACTCCATGCGCGCGGTCGTGTCGTAATCCTGGCCGCGCCCGATTCGCAACTGCCGCAGCGTCACCCGCAGGCTCGTGGGCGACATGCGCAGCAGCGTCGCGCGGGTCTCCTCCGCCCACGCCGTCCCCTCGCGCTCCAGCGCCGCGAGGATGTCCTCCACGCGATTCCCCTGGAAGCACCGGTCGATGACGTCCGCACGCGCGGCGAGCCCCGATGCACCGGCGTCCTGAGGGAAGCCTTGCAGCACGCGCGCCGCGACCTCGCGCCCCGGCCCGCTCCAGTCCGCGGCCGCCAGCGCCCCCACCACGTCCTCCAGCCGCGAGGACTCCACCCGATGCGTCGCGTACCCAAGCCACAGCGCATCCGCCGCGTCACACCGCGCGCCGGTGAGCCCCAGGTACGTCCCCGCCTCGCCTGGGAAGCGCGGGAGGAACCAGCCACCACCCACGTCCGGGAAGATGCCGATGGCCGTCTCCGGCATCGCGAGCACCAGCTTCTCCGTCACGACCCGGAAAGCCCCATGCACGGACAGCCCCAACCCACCGCCCATGCAGATGCCGTCCACCAGCGCGATGAACGGCTTCGGGAAGTGGTGGATCCGATGGTTGAGCGCGTACTCCGCACGGAAGAACTCGCGCGACAGCGATGCATCCGACCGTGCGACCGAACTGGCTACCGCGCGGACGTCTCCTCCCGCACAGAAGGCCCGGCCGCCAGCGCCGCGGATCACCACCGCCTTCACGGACGGATCCGCCGCCCAGGCGTCCAGCCGGGGATGCATCACGTGGCACATCTCCAGAGAGAGCGCGTTGAGCGCCTTCGGTCGGTTGAGGGTGACCAGGCCCAAGGCTCCCCGAGTCTCCAGCAGCACGTCCTCGCTCATGGCGTGGGGGATATCAGCCCGGAAGGGGCTCGCATGGGAGATTCAGGGGTGACATGGCGGCGGAAATCGGTATTGGGGAGAACATGACTTCCGCTGCCGCCCCCCTGCTCGCCGCCGTCTTCGACATGGATGGCACGCTCGTCGACAACATGGACTTCCACAACCGCGCCTGGGTGACGCTCGCCCGGAAACTCGGACTGGATGGCCTGACCGCGGAACGCTTCCAGAACGAGTTCGCGGGCAAGAAGAACGAGGAGATCCTCCCGCAGCTCCTGGGCCGTACCCTCTCCGTCGCGGAGCTGGACGCGCTCGCCGAGGAGAAGGAGTCCCACTACCGCGCCATCTACCGGCCCTACCTGGCGCTGCACCGGGGCGCGGAAGGCTTCCTCCACCGCCTGCGCGAAGCGAACCTGCCCCTGGCCGTGGCCACCGCCGCGCCGCACGGCAACCGCGAGCTGGTGCTGGATGGGCTCTCCGTGCGTCCGCTCTTCGCCCATGTGGTCGGCGCCGAACAGGTGACGCGCGGCAAGCCCGCACCGGACATCTTCCTCGCGGCGGCGAAGGCCCTCCAGGTGCCCCCCGAGTCGTGCCTCGCCTTCGAGGACGCCATCAACGGCGTGCTGTCCGCGCGCGCCGCCGGCATGGTCACCGTGGGCATCACCACCACCACGACCGCGGAGGCGCTGAAGAACGCGGGAGCCCACTACACGGCCCCGGACTTCGACACGCTGCCCCCGGAGCTGCTCGCGCGCCTCTTCGCGTCCAGGGCCTGAGGGGGCACATACGCCCCACCCCAGGGACGCCCGGGGCGCCAAAAGGGCGCCAGACGCGGTGACGTTGTGTAGTGTTCGGCGGCCATGTCGACGTCCGCCGCCAAACTCAAGCTCCCCTCGGGCCCGTCCCGGCACGTGTATGACGTCATCGTGCTGGGCAGTCAGGTCGGAGGCGCGCTCGCCGCCGCGCTCCTGGCGAAGCGCAACCACCGCGTGTTGCTGGTGGAGCACGACGGCATGGGGCCCGGCTACGAGCACGAC
This DNA window, taken from Corallococcus coralloides DSM 2259, encodes the following:
- the purN gene encoding phosphoribosylglycinamide formyltransferase: MSARRARLGVLVSGGGSNLQALLDAAGQADYPAEVACVLSNVPTAFALERARKAGVRAEVVDHKGFGSKADFEAAVLGVLADAGVEWVCLAGFMRLVSADFLKRFPGRVLNIHPSLLPAFPGLHAQKQALERGVKVAGCTVHYVDAGTDTGPIIAQAAVPVLPEDDEASLSARILAEEHRLYPLAVRLAVTGAVTLDGGRTKVDARVTGDGMALRSPGAPK
- a CDS encoding HAD family hydrolase — protein: MTSAAAPLLAAVFDMDGTLVDNMDFHNRAWVTLARKLGLDGLTAERFQNEFAGKKNEEILPQLLGRTLSVAELDALAEEKESHYRAIYRPYLALHRGAEGFLHRLREANLPLAVATAAPHGNRELVLDGLSVRPLFAHVVGAEQVTRGKPAPDIFLAAAKALQVPPESCLAFEDAINGVLSARAAGMVTVGITTTTTAEALKNAGAHYTAPDFDTLPPELLARLFASRA
- a CDS encoding DUF523 domain-containing protein, whose amino-acid sequence is MVSACLLGEACRYDGRSQRSERVLAALEGKAVIPICPEAAAGLGIPRPPVDLAGGTGVDVWAGRARALTRETREDRTAAFQDGAQQALEAARRFDVTVALLKEKSPSCGSQRVYETGVLRPGEGITTALLRADGRTVVSDEDL
- a CDS encoding enoyl-CoA hydratase/isomerase family protein, giving the protein MSEDVLLETRGALGLVTLNRPKALNALSLEMCHVMHPRLDAWAADPSVKAVVIRGAGGRAFCAGGDVRAVASSVARSDASLSREFFRAEYALNHRIHHFPKPFIALVDGICMGGGLGLSVHGAFRVVTEKLVLAMPETAIGIFPDVGGGWFLPRFPGEAGTYLGLTGARCDAADALWLGYATHRVESSRLEDVVGALAAADWSGPGREVAARVLQGFPQDAGASGLAARADVIDRCFQGNRVEDILAALEREGTAWAEETRATLLRMSPTSLRVTLRQLRIGRGQDYDTTARMEYRLSQALTQRPDFQEGIRAVLVDKDQKPRWSPATLAEVSDAEVEACFAARPGDELELPALG